One segment of Salvelinus fontinalis isolate EN_2023a chromosome 12, ASM2944872v1, whole genome shotgun sequence DNA contains the following:
- the LOC129867644 gene encoding uncharacterized protein LOC129867644 isoform X1, whose translation MWRLYTGTGTESMWRLYTGCYGTESMWRLYTGGTGTESMWRLYTGGTGTESMWRLYTGCYGTGSMWRLYTGVTCTESMWRLYTGGTGTESMWRIYTGGTGTESMWRLYTGGTGTESMWRLYTGGTGTESMWRLYTGGTGTESMWRLYTGGTGTESMWRLYTGGTGTESMWRLYTGVTCTESMWRLYTGVTCTESMWRIYTGVTCTESMWRLYTGGTGTESMWRIYTGVTCTESMWRLYTGGTGTESMWRLYTGGTGTESMWRLYTGGTGTESMWRLYTGGTGTESMWRLYTGGTGTESMWRLYTGGTGTESMWRLYTGVTCTESMWRLYTGVTCTESMWRIYTGCTGTESMWRLYTGGYRYRVNVEAIYRYRYRVNVEAIYRVLRYRVNVEAIYRGYRDRVNVEAIYRVLRYRVNVEAIYRGYLYRVNVEAIYRGYWYRVNVEDIYRGYWYRVNVEAIYRRYRYRVNVETIYRGYWYRVNVETIYRGYWYRVNVEAIYRGYRYRVNVETIYRGYWYRVNVEAIYRGYLYRVNVEAIYRGYLYRVNVEDIYRGYLYRVNVEAIYRGYRYRVNVEDIYRGYLYRVNVETIYRGYWYRVNVETIYRGYWYRVNVEAIYRGYWYRVNVEAIYRGYWYRVNVETIYRGYRYRVNVETIYRGYRYRVNVEAIYRGYLYRVNVEAIYRGYLYRVNVEAIYRVYRYRVNVEAIYRVLRYRVNVEAIYRGYRYRVNVEAIYRGYRYRVNVEAIYRVLRYRVNVEAIYRVYRYRVNVEAIYRGYLYRVNVEAIYRVYRYRVNVEAIYRGVPVQSQCGGYIQVPVQSQCGGYIQGVTVQSQCGGYIQGVLVQSQCGDYIQGVPGQSQCGGYIQGVTVQGQCGGYIQGLPVQSQCGGYIQGVLVQSQCGGYIQGLPVQSQCGGYIQGVPVQSQCGGYIQGLPVQSQCGDYIQGVLVQSQCGDYIQGVLVQSQCGGYIQGVLVQSQCGGYIQGVLVQSQCGDYIQGVPVQSQCGDYIQGVLVQSQCGGYIQGLPVQSQCGGYIQGLPVQSQCGGYIQGLPVQSQCGGYIQGVPVQSQCGGYIQGLPVQSQCGGYIQGLPVQSQCGGYIQGVPVQSQCGGYIQGVTVQSQCGGYIQGVPVQSQCGGYIQGVPVQSQCGGYIQGVTVQSQCGGYIQGVPVQSQ comes from the coding sequence atgtggaggctatatacaggtaccggtacagagtcaatgtggaggctatatacagggtgttacggtacagagtcaatgtggaggctatatacagggggtactggtacagagtcaatgtggagactatatacagggggtaccgggacagagtcaatgtggaggctatatacagggtgttacggtacagggtcaatgtggaggctatatacaggggttacctgtacagagtcaatgtggaggctatatacagggggtactggtacagagtcaatgtggaggatatatacagggggtactggtacagagtcaatgtggaggctatatacaggaggtaccggtacagagtcaatgtggagactatatacagggggtactggtacagagtcaatgtggagactatatacagggggtactggtacagagtcaatgtggaggctatatacagggggtaccggtacagagtcaatgtggagactatatacagggggtactggtacagagtcaatgtggaggctatatacaggggttacctgtacagagtcaatgtggaggctatatacaggggttacctgtacagagtcaatgtggaggatatatacaggggttacctgtacagagtcaatgtggaggctatatacagggggtaccggtacagagtcaatgtggaggatatatacaggggttacctgtacagagtcaatgtggagactatatacagggggtactggtacagagtcaatgtggagactatatacagggggtactggtacagagtcaatgtggaggctatatacagggggtactggtacagagtcaatgtggaggctatatacagggggtactggtacagagtcaatgtggagactatatacagggggtaccggtacagagtcaatgtggagactatatacagggggtactggtacagagtcaatgtggaggctatatacaggggttacctgtacagagtcaatgtggaggctatatacaggggttacctgtacagagtcaatgtggaggatatatacagggtgtaccggtacagagtcaatgtggaggctatatacaggggggtaccggtacagagtcaatgtggaggctatatacaggtaccggtacagagtcaatgtggaggctatatacagggtgttacggtacagagtcaatgtggaggctatatacagggggtaccgggacagagtcaatgtggaggctatatacagggtgttacggtacagggtcaatgtggaggctatatacaggggttacctgtacagagtcaatgtggaggctatatacagggggtactggtacagagtcaatgtggaggatatatacagggggtactggtacagagtcaatgtggaggctatatacaggaggtaccggtacagagtcaatgtggagactatatacagggggtactggtacagagtcaatgtggagactatatacagggggtactggtacagagtcaatgtggaggctatatacagggggtaccggtacagagtcaatgtggagactatatacagggggtactggtacagagtcaatgtggaggctatatacaggggttacctgtacagagtcaatgtggaggctatatacaggggttacctgtacagagtcaatgtggaggatatatacaggggttacctgtacagagtcaatgtggaggctatatacagggggtaccggtacagagtcaatgtggaggatatatacaggggttacctgtacagagtcaatgtggagactatatacagggggtactggtacagagtcaatgtggagactatatacagggggtactggtacagagtcaatgtggaggctatatacagggggtactggtacagagtcaatgtggaggctatatacagggggtactggtacagagtcaatgtggagactatatacagggggtaccggtacagagtcaatgtggagactatatacagggggtaccggtacagagtcaatgtggaggctatatacaggggttacctgtacagagtcaatgtggaggctatatacaggggttacctgtacagagtcaatgtggaggctatatacagggtgtaccggtacagagtcaatgtggaggctatatacagggtgttacggtacagagtcaatgtggaggctatatacagggggtaccggtacagagtcaatgtggaggctatatacagggggtaccggtacagagtcaatgtggaggctatatacagggtgttacggtacagagtcaatgtggaggctatatacagggtgtaccggtacagagtcaatgtggaggctatatacaggggttacctgtacagagtcaatgtggaggctatatacagggtgtaccggtacagagtcaatgtggaggctatatacaggggggtaccggtacagagtcaatgtggaggctatatacaggtaccggtacagagtcaatgtggaggctatatacagggtgttacggtacagagtcaatgtggaggctatatacagggggtactggtacagagtcaatgtggagactatatacagggggtaccgggacagagtcaatgtggaggctatatacagggtgttacggtacagggtcaatgtggaggctatatacaggggttacctgtacagagtcaatgtggaggctatatacagggggtactggtacagagtcaatgtggaggatatatacaggggttacctgtacagagtcaatgtggaggctatatacagggggtaccggtacagagtcaatgtggaggatatatacaggggttacctgtacagagtcaatgtggagactatatacagggggtactggtacagagtcaatgtggagactatatacagggggtactggtacagagtcaatgtggaggctatatacagggggtgctggtacagagtcaatgtggaggctatatacagggggtactggtacagagtcaatgtggagactatatacagggggtaccggtacagagtcaatgtggagactatatacagggggtactggtacagagtcaatgtggaggctatatacaggggttacctgtacagagtcaatgtggaggctatatacaggggttacctgtacagagtcaatgtggaggatatatacaggggttacctgtacagagtcaatgtggaggctatatacagggggtaccggtacagagtcaatgtggaggctatatacaggggttacctgtacagagtcaatgtggaggctatatacaggggttacctgtacagagtcaatgtggaggctatatacagggtgtaccggtacagagtcaatgtggaggctatatacagggtgttacggtacagagtcaatgtggaggctatatacagggggtaccggtacagagtcaatgtggaggctatatacagggggtaccggtacagagtcaatgtggaggctatatacagggtgttacggtacagagtcaatgtggaggctatatacagggtgtaccggtacagagtcaatga
- the LOC129867644 gene encoding uncharacterized protein LOC129867644 isoform X2, giving the protein MWRLYTGGYRYRVNVEAIYRGYWYRVNVEAIYRGYRYRVNVEAIYRVLRYRVNVEAIYRYRYRVNVEAIYRVLRYRVNVEAIYRGYWYRVNVEAIYRGYRYRVNVEAIYRGYWYRVNVEAIYRGYWYRVNVEAIYRVLRYRVNVEAIYRVLRYRVNVEAIYRGYWYRVNVEAIYRGYRYRVNVEAIYRVLRYRVNVEAIYRGYRYRVNVEAIYRVLRYRVNVEAIYRGYRYRVNVEAIYRGYWYRVNVEAIYRGYWYRVNVEAIYRGYRYRVNVETIYRVLRYRVNVEAIYRGYRYRVNVEAIYRGYRYRVNVEAIYRGYWYRVNVQGHRCRGNMYM; this is encoded by the coding sequence atgtggaggctatatacaggggggtaccggtacagagtcaatgtggaggctatatacagggggtactggtacagagtcaatgtggaggctatatacagggggtaccggtacagagtcaatgtggaggctatatacagggtattacggtacagagtcaatgtggaggctatatacaggtaccggtacagagtcaatgtggaggctatatacagggtgttacggtacagagtcaatgtggaggctatatacagggggtactggtacagagtcaatgtggaggctatatacagggggtaccggtacagagtcaatgtggaggctatatacagggggtactggtacagagtcaatgtggaggctatatacagggggtactggtacagagtcaatgtggaggctatatacagggtgttacggtacagagtcaatgtggaggctatatacagggtgttacggtacagagtcaatgtggaggctatatacagggggtactggtacagagtcaatgtggaggctatatatagggggtaccggtacagagtcaatgtggaggctatatacagggtattaaggtacagagtcaatgtggaggctatatacagggggtaccggtacagagtcaatgtggaggctatatacagggtgttacggtacagagtcaatgtggaggctatatacagggggtaccggtacagagtcaatgtggaggctatatacagggggtactggtacagagtcaatgtggaggctatatacagggggtactggtacagagtcaatgtggaggctatatacagggggtaccggtacagagtcaatgtggagactatatacagggtgttacggtacagagtcaatgtggaggctatatacagggggtaccggtacagagtcaatgtggaggctatatacagggggtaccggtacagagtcaatgtggaggctatatacagggggtactggtacagagtcaatgtgcaggggcaccggtgtcgaggtaatatgtacatgtag